The genome window cttacaaattttgtgtttattattgtCTTATAAATTTTGACCAAGTTTGCTTCAAaacggtttactatatcatataactgccaTAGGAATGATCGGTAAAAATGATCCTTATGTATAAGAAACTTTGTAGTCTCTTGAGATATTTCAACGAATTTTACAGATTTTGTGTCTGTTATTgtcttatacattctgaccaagtttgcttcaaattggtttactatatcatatagctgccataggaatgatcaataaaaatgatccttttgtatgaaaaactttgtagTCTCTTGAGATATTTCAACAAAACTCGCAGATTGTGCATTTGGCACTGTCTTGAACATCCTAACTAAACTGGgttcaaatcagactactatatcatatagccgtCGTAGGAACAATCAGTCGAATATTGAATACAGGGTATCAAATAACCCTTTAATCTTGTTAGGCTTATTACAGCAGTAACTTACGACTATATTCGCTGACTTTAAGATCACAGACATAGATGGGTGATAGGTAGATGCCTCTGTCCAGCAGATTGAGGAAATGATCGCCAAAGTGTTTGACAAGAGTTCGTTGTTTAACTCCATTTTCAAAGACATCGAAGATCGTTGACTTGGCCAGAATGTGTCCACCTCTGCCCTTGCCGACTGCAAGCAAACGAATTATTAATCATTAAACATATACACAActattaaatgtaaatcatACATACCCTCCAAATTatgttcaattattttatgtaaaacaTTGCcgtataaataacatttatcagACAGAGTTTTGTAGCTTTTCTCGCGCGCTTCTTGCAAGTTATTTGTATGctgttaaataacatttaagtactatatttttattctattaCAATCAGTTGACTGACCTTGAGAATTGCTCCATTAATGGCGTGAAATAGTTGAGTCCAGTTAAGTTCCTGATTCCCGCCCAATATTGCATGCAAGGCATCGCGGGAAGTGTTCAGCTTTTGGTCCAGCAGCTCCACTGCCTTATTGCGAACGGTTGGCTTATCGGAAGCCAGATCGCAAATAATGCgttgtatttcatttaaaagtcCGCTCATCTTGCCGACTGCACTTTCTGttataaaaacaactttaaatgcagaaacTACCGGCCGAGACGGAGACCGAGACGACACCGCTGATTTACAAATGTAGtttcagtgctgccaacttgttttaattgtcCTGCCGCCACAAAAACTGGTTGTCCATATTGTGATCAACTATCGAAATTTATCAAACTATGAAACTGCTAGAGCTTTAAAGCTAGATTTTGCTTTGGCAgaattttattagaattttgtcGAGTTTTTTTAACtggttgaaataaaattaaataatagagCTTTTTCCCCTGTGCCTTTCGTAAAAGGAATTCACCTTTATTTCatcttatttcaaattaaaaataatcattaaatttttaattttttgccaaattataactgaataactaaaaataaatggaattgCTCGCCGTTACAGATTGTGATTCTTTTTCTTAGAtgtgtggcagccttgaatcctagaaaataaaattagcgagtgttgccaacttttaagTGGGAAACGGCCAGAAATAGctattaaaaaccaaaatagcCAAAACTGCCGGTCTCATTCAAATGCGTTGGCTCATGACAGTGTGAGCAATCGATAACAGTTCGATAAGCATAACGTGCCTTTCACTTAAACTATATGAATAATATCTTTGTGACGATcgtatttattaatacttcAAACTATGACGAACAAAAGAATCATAAGTGAAACATTACTTTCTTTGATTATTGGTCGTGTTTATATAACGCATAAAACGCACAATATTCTGAAATTAACCACATAATAAGCGTAAGCTTTGAACTAGCACCATCACCTTTTGTccattacttatttatttgttatttaaattgctataatcgcagtttaaagtttttcaaattaaaaagcttttcaaCCTTAGGAGAATCGTGCAATGGCGTTTGAAGtaaaatattatcataatCAAGAGAAAGTGTTCTACACGGAGGATCATGTGTTGGTGAAGAATCTGTTTCTAGTGATTTCCGGAGAGGAgctggagcagcaggagcTTCAAAAGTATTTCGAGAAATATGGATGTGTTAAGCAATTGCATCTGTTTTcgagtgaaaataaaattataagaactaACGATGATGACTTTGCGAATGGAGCACGAACTGGCTACGTTGTCTTTGAGAATCCTCTTCATGCTGCCAATGCATTGAAGAAGAAGTTCCATCATATAAAGAGATGCCGTATAACAGTTCAGCCAAGTTATAGTTGGTATCAACCAGATTTCGAGAAAATACCGGATAATTCGGAAAATGTGGATCCCACTGAAGATGCTGCCACTACGGAACCGAATGATGAAGGCCTTGCTCATCAATTCGAACAATTATCGATATCTAATCGCGTTCGATTTGCCCGCACCAGTTTTCGTCATCGACAAATTTATGAGGAAATGTCGCCCACGCTGGACAAATCTATcgaatttgaaatgttttatgAAATGAATGCAAGGGAATTGcgtgatttttttaaactttccGGACGTAATGTAAAGCAAATCGAAGGAAGAATACCAGAGCAGCACTGTGACATTGTGtgcaacttaattaaaaagtatttaattaatttagagtCAATGACAATCTGGGACACCAGATTTACCTCGTACAAcatgttgaaaatatttgctaatCTAAATAGTATTCAAAATCTGAAATTAATTAGATGCTACCTCAGAAATGACGATCTGCAAGCGATCGAACATTTAAATGAGCTTAAGGAACTGGATCTTTCCTTTAATGGTATGTTAACTGCAAAgggtttgatttatttaccaAGTTCTATTGAGTCATTGACTCTGAGAAACTATGAATCAATGTCGGACCCGGAAATGTTGAATTCAATATTTCGCAAGCTACCGCAACTTAAAAACTTACACATACCAGACTTTATTCTCAAATCCCCATTGTTCGAACAGCTTATTATCGACAATTGCTGTGAATCTTTGGAGACTCTCTCCATTGGCTGCGACAATAACGAGGTTGGTGATTATCATCACATTGCAAGGATACCAAACCTGAAGAAACTAATAATGAAAGTAATACCTCCAATCCTAATGACATGGCTGGTGAAGTTTAGGTCCCAGCAGTTGGAACATTTAGATATACTTTCATATACTGGATGTGGTATAAATGACGATATCCTTCCAGAGATTGGAAAGCTGAGCGCATTGCGTACACTGAGTTTGCCAGCCGGTAATGTGATCACCGATCACGGCTTAGAGTCGCTACATAACTTGCAATATTTGACAGAAATCAATATCAAAGATAATCGGAAAATTACGGACAATGGTGTACTCCAACTGATCCTTGCCTGTCCCAAACTAAGAGTGTTAAATCTTGAATACTGCTGGACACTCACCGAACAGCTTCTTCACGATATTGTTTTGAATCTACAAGACAATCAAGATCATCGACCGCTTCCTATTCAACTATTTATGTTTGGCACCAAAGTCAATAAATTGACGCTACTTAATTCGGATGAGGCTGACACGAATATAATTGATgtagtattttaaatacatgcatacataagTAATATTATTGGATATctcttaattttaagattacaAAAATcctaaacttttttattttgtcttttgcTTATCACATTTGCcatcaatattattaataaatatgtattacaaataaagtatttatcatttataacTAGGTTGATCCATTTAAAAGATGTGATTCATAATAGGGTCAAGAAagtaatttgacaaaaaaaaatttgattgaattgaTAGTTAAATAATTAGTTATACTTTTCAGCAAGTcaactattattaaaatgtctaaaaaaaataaaaagaacagTTTTCCAGCTTttgtcaatttgaattttcgcGCCTTTTTACAAAatctcgaaatcaaaatcaaatcagtgtgcAAAAAGGGTCGTTCCAGAAACTGATTTAGATTTGCttgaattaaatcaaaaccaaaTCTTAATGTGTTTCAGGAAAGTTCCTAtcaatttgtcaaaaaatttaaaataaaggaaGAAAAGAAGTTTCATACTTTTATCATATATTGATCACAATATGAAAATGGTCTCTAATGCGTGCATCAAGCCTGCCAACTCGTTTTTTGTTGCAACATggtattaaaacaagttggcagcacagAGGCAAAGGttgaataaacaaacacaacacaagccaataaataataagaactGAGCAGATTGAcggaaaatgtattaaaaaagtgCTAGCAAAACGATAAACAAAACCAGTGCAGctgtaaacaaattaaacataaagTGTTAAATGggcatataaaattgaaattgaactaAGATAATCTGCATAGCAATTGTGCAAGAACAAGAACACAAAACTAGTTTGCAGCAATAGAAGCAacaagcagaagcagaagaagcagcagcagcagagggcAACAGTGACGGcgacggcggcagcggcagcacgATAACAAGAACGACGCCAAAGGTAGTTAACGAGTTGACAGAGCAGAGACAGACAGGCGGGCGTGTAAGAAAGAGATGCGCACAATAGCGCAACAACTGTGAGTGCGAGTGCAAGCGAGCGAGCGAAACCCGTTCCGTTCAGGAAGAGGGGAGTTGGGAGCACAACAGTGTTGTCAAgatttctggctggaaagcttctaaatttgtttttgtgcgcACTTTTGCACAATTTTACCAAGATAATTCAGAGAACGTAactattatgttttatttaaaaaaaaaaatagttgttatcatcattatctttgattttaattattatctattttttaatcatcgcaaattgatttttttaattaagagaaacgaaattaatcataattt of Drosophila innubila isolate TH190305 chromosome X, UK_Dinn_1.0, whole genome shotgun sequence contains these proteins:
- the LOC117791566 gene encoding uncharacterized protein LOC117791566 — protein: MAFEVKYYHNQEKVFYTEDHVLVKNLFLVISGEELEQQELQKYFEKYGCVKQLHLFSSENKIIRTNDDDFANGARTGYVVFENPLHAANALKKKFHHIKRCRITVQPSYSWYQPDFEKIPDNSENVDPTEDAATTEPNDEGLAHQFEQLSISNRVRFARTSFRHRQIYEEMSPTLDKSIEFEMFYEMNARELRDFFKLSGRNVKQIEGRIPEQHCDIVCNLIKKYLINLESMTIWDTRFTSYNMLKIFANLNSIQNLKLIRCYLRNDDLQAIEHLNELKELDLSFNGMLTAKGLIYLPSSIESLTLRNYESMSDPEMLNSIFRKLPQLKNLHIPDFILKSPLFEQLIIDNCCESLETLSIGCDNNEVGDYHHIARIPNLKKLIMKVIPPILMTWLVKFRSQQLEHLDILSYTGCGINDDILPEIGKLSALRTLSLPAGNVITDHGLESLHNLQYLTEINIKDNRKITDNGVLQLILACPKLRVLNLEYCWTLTEQLLHDIVLNLQDNQDHRPLPIQLFMFGTKVNKLTLLNSDEADTNIIDVVF